The proteins below are encoded in one region of Methanosarcina barkeri 3:
- a CDS encoding MFS transporter, translating to MAKNKLQSEKLEPMLLKIAIILVIGSLAPLLDSTMVNVAIKTIGEDLNSTISVIQWTITGYVLAMGISVPISGWATSRFGSKQVYMSSLLIFLVGSVLSSLSWNVESFSINVNT from the coding sequence ATGGCAAAAAATAAGCTTCAAAGTGAAAAACTTGAACCGATGTTACTTAAGATAGCTATTATCCTGGTTATCGGTTCTCTGGCACCATTATTGGACTCAACAATGGTCAATGTGGCTATAAAGACAATTGGAGAAGACCTTAATAGCACAATTTCTGTCATTCAGTGGACCATTACAGGATATGTGCTAGCAATGGGAATATCGGTACCGATTTCAGGATGGGCTACCAGTCGTTTTGGCAGTAAACAAGTGTATATGAGTTCACTTTTGATTTTTTTAGTTGGTTCGGTTCTCTCGTCTCTTTCCTGGAACGTAGAAAGCTTCTCTATTAATGTCAACACGTAA
- a CDS encoding TrmB family transcriptional regulator, producing the protein MFLKFIENLQKLGFTSNEAKIYSTLICLKRAKASEIARNSGVPRSKIYRTLRGMKKKGYVQIIEGKPTFFCAVQPEELIFRIRADFIHSLNEIVIELNALSLDSNVFFQENIQNIKAKI; encoded by the coding sequence ATGTTCCTTAAGTTTATAGAAAACCTTCAAAAGCTAGGTTTCACAAGCAATGAAGCAAAGATATATTCAACTCTTATCTGTCTTAAGCGGGCTAAGGCAAGTGAAATTGCTAGAAATTCTGGAGTTCCCAGGTCTAAAATTTATAGAACACTCAGAGGAATGAAGAAAAAAGGGTATGTGCAAATAATTGAAGGTAAACCTACCTTTTTTTGCGCTGTTCAACCAGAAGAGCTAATTTTCAGGATAAGAGCCGATTTTATACATTCCTTAAATGAAATTGTAATTGAACTTAATGCTCTAAGCCTGGATAGCAATGTTTTTTTTCAGGAAAATATTCAGAATATAAAGGCAAAGATTTGA
- a CDS encoding TetR/AcrR family transcriptional regulator has product MDNNDHHLQSYQSESDKNSCKGTRRRGKVLEDAILEAAWKELCDVGYNHLTIEGVAARAKTNKAVVYRRWANKPALILSVLRKFVLPLYPKEVPNTGDLRNDVFFFLHGIAKPLQIIGAETIHRLMVDLGKDKLFSIPQIMNLKKEDKLTAAMITILKNAEMRGEVKLEKISLRIISLPLDLLRYELLTTHEPVSDKIIHEIVDDIFMPLIRHNQ; this is encoded by the coding sequence ATGGATAATAATGACCATCATTTACAGTCCTATCAGTCCGAAAGTGATAAAAATTCCTGCAAAGGAACACGGCGTCGTGGAAAAGTACTTGAAGATGCTATACTTGAAGCTGCATGGAAAGAGCTTTGTGATGTAGGGTACAATCATCTTACAATAGAGGGAGTAGCTGCACGAGCAAAAACTAATAAAGCAGTCGTTTATCGTCGTTGGGCTAATAAACCAGCGTTAATTTTGTCAGTTTTACGCAAATTTGTACTTCCACTTTATCCAAAAGAAGTACCAAACACGGGGGATCTTCGCAATGATGTTTTTTTCTTTCTTCATGGAATAGCAAAGCCTCTGCAAATTATTGGTGCTGAAACCATACATAGACTCATGGTCGATCTTGGAAAAGATAAACTCTTTTCAATTCCGCAAATAATGAACCTAAAAAAAGAAGATAAGTTAACAGCAGCAATGATAACAATTCTGAAAAACGCTGAGATGCGAGGAGAGGTCAAACTTGAAAAAATAAGTTTACGGATTATATCATTACCTTTAGATTTACTACGATATGAGCTACTTACTACTCATGAGCCTGTATCCGATAAAATCATCCATGAGATCGTTGACGACATCTTTATGCCACTTATCCGTCATAATCAATGA
- a CDS encoding nitroreductase family protein, producing the protein MSLISFDVEKCTACGICSMTCPLNIVMPGEKGAPSLPIEYEAFCTHCGHCEAICPTNAIMVNYQSFPPEDNNASIEEINPEQLKKYIQSRRSIRVFKDKPVENEKIKDLFEAVRFAPSGMNGQPVRWLVVTDALEIKKFADLTIEWMRMMAEKDADHPLKRYFPVLVALADAGFDPICRNSPGLVYAYSENASGYTDSIIALTTFDLIAPSFGLGTCWVGLLHRAAVEYQPLKEALGIPAGFVLQFPMLFGYSKYKYRKIPGRKKADILWR; encoded by the coding sequence ATGAGTCTTATTTCGTTTGACGTGGAAAAGTGTACAGCTTGTGGAATTTGTTCTATGACTTGTCCTCTAAACATAGTCATGCCTGGAGAAAAAGGAGCTCCGTCCTTACCTATAGAATATGAGGCATTTTGCACTCATTGTGGGCACTGTGAAGCTATTTGTCCGACTAATGCAATTATGGTAAATTATCAGTCATTTCCTCCTGAAGATAATAATGCTAGCATTGAGGAGATTAACCCTGAACAACTTAAAAAATATATTCAAAGTAGACGCTCGATAAGGGTTTTCAAAGATAAGCCTGTTGAGAACGAGAAAATCAAAGATCTTTTTGAAGCCGTCCGCTTTGCTCCGTCCGGAATGAATGGACAACCTGTTAGGTGGCTTGTTGTAACCGATGCATTGGAGATTAAAAAATTTGCAGATCTTACTATTGAGTGGATGAGAATGATGGCGGAAAAAGACGCAGACCATCCTCTTAAGCGTTATTTCCCTGTTCTTGTTGCTCTCGCTGACGCAGGCTTTGACCCCATTTGTAGAAACTCTCCTGGACTTGTCTATGCTTACTCGGAAAATGCCTCTGGATACACTGATAGCATTATAGCCCTGACAACTTTTGATCTCATTGCTCCTTCTTTTGGTCTTGGAACTTGTTGGGTAGGACTACTGCATAGAGCAGCAGTTGAGTATCAGCCATTAAAAGAGGCTCTTGGGATTCCTGCAGGGTTTGTTTTGCAATTTCCAATGCTTTTTGGGTACTCAAAATATAAATATAGAAAAATACCAGGTAGAAAAAAAGCGGATATTTTATGGAGATAA
- a CDS encoding MBL fold metallo-hydrolase: MDTNHVYRVGEVTVTRVPELILDSNTPEYLYPQWDPSFIQEHEKWLVPGNMDKTRMHIFQSIYTWVLRTKQHTILIDTGAGNDKERIWMPRLNRLKSPYLKRLKAADVTPAMVDYVILTHLHVDHVGWNTQLVDGTWEPTFPNATYVFSKSEKRHYSDPENYPVNSRVKFIVYEDSVRPVIQAGQAEIIEPDGVEFLEGISLYPVPGHSIGQMAVCLTSGGEEALFGGDVMHHPIQVYRPEWNSVYCEDAQQARVSRRWALDYLADRRALFFSSHFAETSVGRVTRTGDRFVWQFC; the protein is encoded by the coding sequence ATGGACACTAATCACGTATATCGCGTGGGCGAGGTCACAGTTACCCGTGTACCCGAACTTATTCTCGATTCAAACACTCCTGAATATCTGTATCCCCAGTGGGACCCTTCATTCATTCAGGAGCATGAAAAATGGCTGGTTCCCGGAAACATGGATAAGACCCGTATGCATATCTTCCAGAGTATTTATACGTGGGTGCTGCGGACAAAGCAACATACGATTCTTATTGACACAGGGGCGGGAAACGACAAGGAACGTATCTGGATGCCCCGGTTAAACAGGTTGAAATCCCCCTACCTGAAACGGCTCAAAGCCGCAGATGTGACTCCGGCAATGGTAGATTATGTTATCCTAACGCACCTTCACGTGGATCACGTTGGATGGAATACACAGCTTGTTGATGGTACATGGGAACCGACCTTCCCCAATGCAACGTATGTCTTCTCAAAATCCGAGAAGAGACATTATTCCGACCCTGAAAACTACCCGGTGAATAGCCGCGTCAAATTCATTGTATATGAAGACAGCGTCCGACCGGTGATCCAGGCAGGGCAGGCAGAAATCATTGAACCGGATGGGGTGGAGTTCCTTGAGGGAATCTCCTTATATCCGGTACCCGGGCACAGCATTGGCCAGATGGCAGTCTGCCTTACTTCCGGCGGAGAAGAAGCTCTTTTTGGTGGGGATGTCATGCACCATCCCATCCAGGTATACCGCCCCGAATGGAACTCGGTGTACTGTGAAGATGCACAGCAGGCACGTGTTTCAAGGAGATGGGCGCTGGACTATCTTGCGGACCGACGTGCTTTGTTTTTCAGTTCTCATTTCGCAGAGACCTCCGTGGGGCGTGTAACCCGCACGGGTGACCGCTTTGTGTGGCAGTTCTGCTGA
- a CDS encoding helix-turn-helix domain-containing protein codes for MQRSSPVGKCPIQISLSVIGGKWKPVILWFLKDGPVRFSGIQKKIPEITQMMLTKQLRELVADGMIERTVYPEVPPRVDYGITDDGRSVFPFLWR; via the coding sequence ATGCAAAGATCTTCTCCTGTAGGAAAATGTCCGATCCAGATTTCGCTCTCCGTTATTGGCGGAAAGTGGAAGCCAGTAATCCTCTGGTTCCTCAAAGACGGACCGGTCAGGTTCTCTGGGATCCAGAAGAAAATACCGGAGATCACCCAGATGATGCTGACAAAACAGCTCCGTGAGCTGGTTGCCGACGGAATGATCGAACGGACTGTCTATCCCGAGGTCCCGCCAAGAGTCGATTATGGTATTACTGATGACGGTCGCTCGGTTTTTCCATTCTTATGGCGTTAA
- a CDS encoding YggS family pyridoxal phosphate-dependent enzyme → MIEDNVKELLKTIPSDVTLVVAVKYASKIQIDRSVKAGVTDIGFNHYQQMKDLAPYLPPEIKTHFIGTLQLNKAKKVVNLNPYLIESVDSYELAEKINNAAKEKKRIQKILIQVKTDKKKHAGLEPDDLLKLLDQISTLEYLSFEGLMTIPPKNEDPEDSRKYFKELKELKDKAEKHLEKHIQHLSMGMTDDYQIAIEEGASIVRIGRKVFDVS, encoded by the coding sequence ATGATCGAAGACAATGTAAAAGAACTTTTAAAAACAATACCTTCTGATGTAACACTTGTCGTCGCAGTAAAATACGCATCAAAAATACAAATAGACAGATCCGTAAAAGCAGGTGTTACAGACATCGGTTTCAACCATTATCAACAGATGAAAGATTTGGCCCCATATCTTCCACCTGAGATAAAAACCCACTTCATCGGCACACTTCAGTTAAACAAGGCAAAAAAAGTAGTAAACCTGAATCCCTACTTGATAGAAAGTGTTGATTCATACGAACTTGCAGAAAAGATAAACAATGCAGCAAAAGAAAAAAAACGGATTCAGAAAATCCTCATACAAGTGAAGACAGACAAAAAAAAACATGCCGGATTAGAGCCAGATGACCTCTTAAAGCTTCTAGACCAGATATCAACCCTCGAATATTTAAGTTTTGAAGGCCTGATGACAATCCCGCCAAAAAACGAAGACCCCGAAGATTCAAGAAAATATTTCAAAGAATTAAAAGAATTAAAAGACAAAGCAGAGAAGCATTTAGAAAAACATATTCAGCATCTCTCAATGGGAATGACAGACGATTATCAAATAGCAATAGAAGAAGGTGCAAGCATCGTCCGCATCGGTAGAAAAGTTTTTGATGTATCATGA
- a CDS encoding CDGSH iron-sulfur domain-containing protein, which yields MEVNEKEMRIKIIKDGPYRVTGGVPLLEQVIVTDDAGHTRELIDIKEHPRRKAYILCRCGSSENKPFCDGTHSKVGFDGSETASRKPYLEKAETFEGPDLKLTDVHELCDHSRFCQRSGGIRNLVQKSDDPEARQTAIEEAMICPSGRLVLWDKKTGKPFEKEFEPSIVLVHDKQKSCEGPLWVRGGIPIESADGSLYESRNRVTLCRCGKSENKPYCDGSHWMNSQQKLEFRKKWGLE from the coding sequence ATGGAAGTCAATGAGAAAGAAATGAGGATTAAGATAATCAAAGACGGACCGTATCGGGTTACAGGTGGAGTACCGCTTTTGGAACAGGTAATTGTCACCGATGACGCTGGTCACACCAGGGAATTAATTGATATAAAGGAACACCCTCGGCGGAAGGCCTATATTTTATGCCGCTGTGGCTCATCCGAAAACAAGCCCTTCTGTGATGGGACCCACAGCAAGGTCGGTTTTGACGGTAGCGAAACAGCCAGCAGGAAGCCTTACCTGGAAAAAGCGGAAACGTTTGAAGGTCCTGATCTAAAACTCACCGATGTCCATGAGCTCTGTGATCATTCCCGTTTCTGCCAGCGGTCTGGAGGAATAAGGAATCTCGTACAAAAATCAGACGACCCGGAAGCCCGACAAACCGCCATAGAGGAAGCTATGATCTGCCCGTCGGGACGGCTGGTTCTGTGGGACAAAAAGACAGGCAAACCCTTTGAAAAAGAATTTGAACCATCTATTGTACTGGTTCACGACAAACAAAAAAGTTGTGAAGGCCCCCTCTGGGTTCGAGGCGGTATCCCCATTGAATCTGCAGATGGCAGCCTGTACGAATCCCGGAACAGAGTAACCCTCTGTCGATGTGGGAAGTCAGAGAACAAGCCCTACTGTGACGGCAGCCACTGGATGAACAGCCAGCAGAAGCTTGAGTTCAGAAAAAAGTGGGGCCTGGAATGA
- a CDS encoding glycosidase, translated as MIWESPGELFVRHRNNPILTVDYWPYKVSSVFNPAAVMVGNETVLLVRVEDHRGFSHLTVARSKNGIDNWEIDPKPTFTSDPTYHAEEIYGIEDPRITYIDEMGKWAIAYTAYSDSGPLTSLAYTEDFDNFERVGPIMPPENKDAAIFPIRFNGRWAILNRPVSNIADAKANIWISFSPDMKYWGEHKVLLYARKGGWWDARKIGLAPPPMQTSDGWLIMYYGVRQTTSKRSYRLGLALLDLEDPTKVLHRSEGWIFGPREMYERTGDVNDVVFPCGWILVGNELRIYYGSADMSVAMASAKMSDVMQYIRECPGEQCLE; from the coding sequence ATGATATGGGAAAGTCCTGGGGAATTGTTTGTCCGACATAGAAATAACCCGATACTCACAGTTGATTATTGGCCGTATAAAGTCAGCTCGGTGTTTAATCCTGCAGCAGTTATGGTTGGCAATGAAACTGTACTACTGGTACGGGTTGAAGATCACAGAGGTTTTTCTCATCTTACAGTAGCCAGAAGCAAGAATGGAATTGACAATTGGGAAATTGATCCCAAACCAACCTTTACCTCGGATCCTACATATCATGCTGAAGAGATATATGGTATTGAAGACCCGCGTATAACTTACATCGATGAGATGGGAAAATGGGCCATAGCATATACGGCTTATTCGGACTCTGGTCCTTTAACTTCACTTGCCTATACCGAAGATTTCGATAATTTTGAGCGAGTAGGTCCTATAATGCCGCCTGAAAATAAAGATGCTGCTATTTTTCCTATAAGATTTAACGGCAGATGGGCGATATTAAACAGACCGGTATCTAACATTGCGGATGCAAAGGCAAACATCTGGATATCTTTTTCGCCTGATATGAAATACTGGGGAGAACATAAGGTCCTTCTGTACGCTCGAAAAGGAGGATGGTGGGATGCCCGTAAGATCGGATTAGCCCCTCCGCCAATGCAAACATCCGATGGATGGTTAATTATGTACTATGGGGTACGTCAGACAACATCTAAAAGGAGCTATCGGCTCGGACTTGCCCTTCTTGACCTTGAGGATCCTACAAAAGTGCTCCACAGGTCAGAAGGCTGGATTTTCGGGCCTCGTGAAATGTATGAGCGGACCGGAGACGTTAATGATGTTGTTTTCCCGTGCGGATGGATCCTTGTGGGCAATGAACTCCGTATTTATTATGGAAGTGCGGATATGTCCGTAGCAATGGCCAGTGCAAAAATGAGCGATGTTATGCAGTATATCCGTGAATGTCCTGGGGAACAATGCCTTGAATAA
- the tes gene encoding tetraether lipid synthase Tes: MRLTKSICPECKRVIEASVFEENGKMLMEKECPDHGNFRDVYWSDAELYKKFEKYSYTGTGISNFQSASPLSCPSGCGICRYHESGTLLANIDVTNRCNLRCPVCFANARVKGFVFEPSFEEIRKMMETLRNQKPVPCSAIQFSGGEPTVRDDLPEIIELAQELGFAHIQLASNGVRLANSPEYCKRLRDATLRTVYLAFDGISPEPYFETRGFNALPSKKKAVENCRRFGPESVVLVPTLAKGVNDSQIGGIIRYAAENLDIIKGVNFQPIAFTGRIDQSQRERKRITISDVIKLAEEQTNGEIPCDAWYPVSFVVPLSRFLSSVRKVPIPELAVHPHCGAGTYVFFEEGHFIPITSFLDVEGFVEFLEEATSEMNGKVSRVLTLAKIIKQVPKYIDEKKGPKSVNVLRMILDVLKKGDMENTSRFHRNTLFLGTMHFQDLYNIDLERIKKCGVHYAIPDGRIIPFCTYNIFHRDSVESKFSVPYIQEHEPEQES; the protein is encoded by the coding sequence ATGAGACTAACAAAATCCATTTGCCCGGAATGCAAAAGAGTAATTGAAGCTTCGGTCTTCGAGGAAAATGGAAAAATGTTAATGGAAAAAGAATGTCCTGATCATGGCAATTTCAGGGACGTATACTGGTCAGATGCTGAACTCTATAAGAAGTTCGAAAAGTACTCATATACAGGAACAGGAATTTCAAACTTCCAGAGTGCCAGTCCTTTAAGCTGTCCTTCTGGCTGTGGAATCTGCCGGTATCATGAATCAGGGACTTTGCTTGCAAACATAGATGTTACTAATAGATGCAACCTTAGATGCCCTGTCTGTTTTGCAAATGCAAGAGTAAAAGGCTTTGTTTTCGAACCAAGCTTCGAAGAAATCAGGAAGATGATGGAAACACTAAGAAACCAGAAACCTGTTCCCTGCTCTGCCATTCAGTTTTCCGGCGGAGAGCCAACAGTAAGAGATGACCTTCCGGAGATAATTGAACTGGCCCAGGAGCTGGGTTTTGCACATATCCAGCTTGCAAGCAACGGAGTCCGCCTTGCTAATAGCCCTGAATACTGTAAAAGGTTAAGAGATGCAACACTGCGTACTGTTTACCTTGCTTTTGACGGAATTAGTCCAGAGCCTTATTTTGAAACCAGGGGATTTAACGCTCTACCTTCGAAGAAAAAAGCTGTTGAAAATTGCAGACGTTTCGGGCCTGAAAGTGTTGTGCTTGTCCCAACTCTTGCAAAAGGAGTAAACGACTCTCAGATAGGTGGGATTATCCGCTATGCAGCCGAAAACCTTGACATCATAAAAGGAGTGAACTTCCAACCCATTGCGTTTACAGGAAGAATAGATCAGTCACAGAGAGAACGGAAGAGAATTACCATATCTGATGTCATAAAGCTTGCGGAAGAACAGACTAATGGAGAAATTCCCTGTGATGCCTGGTATCCGGTATCCTTTGTGGTTCCACTAAGCCGTTTCCTTTCATCTGTGAGAAAAGTTCCTATTCCGGAGTTGGCAGTCCACCCACACTGCGGTGCTGGGACCTATGTTTTCTTTGAAGAAGGACACTTTATCCCAATTACAAGTTTTCTTGATGTGGAAGGTTTTGTTGAATTCCTGGAAGAAGCAACCTCCGAGATGAATGGAAAAGTTAGCAGAGTTTTAACCCTTGCAAAGATCATCAAGCAAGTTCCAAAGTACATTGACGAGAAGAAGGGTCCAAAATCGGTAAACGTGTTACGGATGATTCTCGATGTCCTTAAAAAAGGTGACATGGAAAATACCTCACGTTTTCACAGAAATACACTATTCCTCGGAACAATGCATTTTCAGGATTTATACAACATAGATCTCGAAAGAATCAAAAAATGCGGAGTACATTATGCCATACCGGACGGTAGAATAATTCCTTTCTGCACATATAACATCTTTCATAGAGACTCAGTCGAATCAAAGTTCTCGGTGCCTTATATACAGGAGCACGAACCTGAACAGGAATCATAA
- a CDS encoding GNAT family N-acetyltransferase encodes MKIGLAQNNDIDGWIKLLELVKDNFPGLDMDEYKKGLSIRILEQGALVAKENGVLIGALLFSRESKELEFLAVHPQYRRLGTATALIRHMFAFFPKGSCFTVITYREDDPKGKAARELYKRIGFTPGELIIVFDYPCKKFIYINE; translated from the coding sequence ATGAAGATCGGACTTGCGCAAAACAACGATATTGATGGCTGGATTAAATTACTGGAGCTTGTTAAAGACAATTTTCCAGGTCTTGACATGGACGAATATAAAAAAGGGCTGTCAATAAGGATACTCGAACAAGGCGCTTTGGTAGCGAAAGAAAACGGTGTTTTGATTGGAGCCCTACTGTTTTCGAGAGAATCCAAAGAACTTGAGTTTCTCGCGGTACATCCTCAGTACCGCAGGCTGGGCACGGCGACTGCCTTAATCCGGCATATGTTTGCTTTTTTTCCTAAAGGCAGTTGTTTTACTGTTATAACCTACAGGGAAGATGATCCAAAAGGCAAAGCAGCGAGGGAACTGTACAAAAGAATAGGTTTTACGCCTGGCGAGCTTATCATAGTTTTCGATTATCCGTGTAAGAAATTTATATATATCAATGAATAG
- a CDS encoding type II glyceraldehyde-3-phosphate dehydrogenase, protein MAKAKIAVNGYGTIGKRVADAVKAQDDMEVVGVSKTKPNYEASVAHRLGYDIYTLAENVEAFEKAGMPAAGTIEEMLEKSDLVVDCTPGGIGEKNKPMYEKVGIKAIWQGGESHTISDFSFNAESNYEQAVGRDLTRVVSCNTTALCRAISAIDRELEVNKVRVSLTRRAVDPNEIKKGPVDAIVLNPVKLPSHHGPDVRSVLPHINITTAATKVPTTLMHVHTVNMDVNKDCTAEDVKNIFGSQSRIRLIGDGITSTAEIIEYARDIGRPRHDMWELCIWSESITVTEKELYFFHAVHQESIVVPENVDAIRAMMELESDGSKSIEKTNKAIGLSNK, encoded by the coding sequence ATGGCTAAAGCAAAAATTGCGGTAAACGGGTATGGAACTATAGGTAAAAGGGTTGCAGATGCTGTTAAGGCTCAGGACGATATGGAAGTTGTCGGAGTTTCCAAGACAAAACCAAACTATGAAGCTTCAGTGGCACATCGGCTAGGATATGACATATATACCCTTGCTGAGAACGTTGAAGCCTTTGAGAAAGCAGGGATGCCGGCAGCCGGAACTATTGAAGAGATGCTGGAAAAATCTGACCTGGTTGTGGACTGCACTCCAGGGGGGATTGGGGAAAAAAATAAGCCTATGTATGAGAAAGTCGGGATAAAGGCAATCTGGCAGGGTGGAGAGAGTCATACCATTTCGGATTTCTCTTTTAATGCGGAAAGTAATTATGAGCAGGCTGTGGGTCGTGACCTGACAAGAGTTGTCTCATGTAATACGACAGCACTTTGCAGAGCTATTTCAGCTATAGACAGAGAACTCGAAGTAAATAAGGTAAGGGTAAGTCTTACAAGAAGAGCAGTCGATCCCAATGAAATTAAAAAGGGACCTGTTGATGCAATCGTACTTAATCCTGTTAAACTTCCGTCTCACCATGGTCCTGATGTAAGGAGTGTGCTTCCTCACATTAATATAACAACCGCAGCTACTAAAGTTCCGACGACTCTTATGCATGTGCACACTGTAAATATGGATGTCAATAAAGATTGCACTGCAGAAGATGTTAAGAATATCTTTGGTTCTCAGTCCAGAATCCGTTTAATAGGGGACGGAATTACTTCAACCGCCGAAATAATTGAATATGCGCGGGATATCGGACGCCCCAGACACGATATGTGGGAGCTTTGTATCTGGTCTGAATCCATTACAGTAACTGAGAAAGAGCTTTATTTCTTCCATGCTGTCCATCAAGAATCTATTGTTGTTCCGGAAAACGTTGATGCAATAAGGGCAATGATGGAATTGGAAAGTGACGGCTCGAAATCGATCGAGAAAACAAACAAAGCTATTGGATTATCTAACAAATAA
- a CDS encoding cell wall-binding repeat 2 family protein, whose protein sequence is MIKPVYTLLSVTALTVLLILGHILLWEPQGKPLDVSTTQNEKLLELTGSTARLSGENHIQTATVYSQTIYAAAQEKDRPGAVVLVRDDDPATAIATTRLQHFPVNAPMLFVTGNGTILPEDTKKELERLGPEGVTMDNNVQVYIVGNIDRRVVDEVEKLNLKTQTISASNPIKFAEVLDEYIAVLESYHKQIVFIASTDALEYAYPAANWNAHMGDAFAYVTPDGVPEETKRILERRSLYYPYIYVFAPSSVVNSTTMAELSKYGHVQRIPGSTPQEMAVRWAGYKDSGHMFSWLIGYIPRSVGWGYAEPGHNLLLASPEDWRVVVPSGVLSHMGKHGFLILTEPNGELPDAARSYLQVLKPSPTYPSQQVFNFAWILGRNVNNETVRELDELLQVSSPYSFNNKSLPVGNNSS, encoded by the coding sequence GTGATAAAGCCTGTTTACACTTTACTTTCGGTTACTGCCCTTACGGTTCTTTTAATCCTTGGACATATATTACTATGGGAGCCTCAGGGAAAACCTCTTGACGTAAGCACAACACAAAATGAGAAGCTTCTCGAATTAACGGGCAGTACTGCCAGACTCTCAGGTGAAAACCACATTCAAACAGCTACTGTCTATTCTCAGACTATTTATGCGGCAGCTCAGGAAAAAGACAGGCCTGGTGCGGTTGTTCTCGTGAGAGATGATGATCCTGCAACTGCAATTGCCACGACACGTCTGCAGCATTTTCCGGTTAATGCACCTATGCTTTTTGTTACTGGAAATGGTACCATACTGCCTGAGGACACTAAAAAAGAACTCGAGAGGCTGGGACCTGAAGGAGTTACGATGGATAATAATGTGCAGGTGTACATTGTAGGGAATATCGACAGACGCGTAGTCGATGAGGTTGAGAAACTTAATCTGAAAACTCAGACAATAAGTGCATCAAACCCGATTAAGTTTGCCGAAGTTCTGGATGAGTACATTGCAGTTCTGGAGTCTTATCACAAGCAGATTGTTTTTATAGCTTCTACGGATGCTCTTGAGTATGCATATCCTGCCGCTAACTGGAACGCTCATATGGGAGATGCTTTTGCTTACGTAACTCCCGACGGTGTGCCTGAAGAGACAAAAAGAATCCTTGAAAGACGGTCACTCTATTATCCTTACATCTATGTGTTTGCTCCCTCTTCGGTTGTCAATAGCACGACAATGGCAGAACTTTCGAAGTACGGACATGTTCAGCGTATCCCGGGAAGCACACCTCAGGAAATGGCTGTAAGATGGGCTGGATACAAGGACAGCGGACATATGTTCTCATGGCTTATCGGCTACATACCTCGTAGCGTTGGATGGGGGTATGCAGAACCAGGTCATAACCTACTTCTTGCAAGTCCTGAGGACTGGAGGGTTGTAGTCCCAAGCGGAGTGCTGTCTCACATGGGAAAACATGGGTTCCTTATCCTGACAGAGCCAAACGGTGAGCTACCTGACGCTGCACGTTCTTACTTACAGGTTCTTAAACCCAGTCCCACATATCCCAGCCAGCAGGTGTTCAATTTTGCGTGGATCCTTGGCAGGAACGTAAATAATGAGACCGTAAGAGAGCTAGATGAACTCCTTCAGGTTTCTTCTCCGTATAGTTTTAATAACAAAAGTCTGCCAGTTGGAAATAATAGCAGCTGA